ACCAGGTAAAAGATTATATGTATTCTTCTCCTTTTAGAGTGTGATTGATTGGTTACATATTAATGAAGTAAAGAGTGAAAAAATAAAGTGGAAATGAGAtgtatgaaaaataataaatctgGAGTAAACTTTTCAATTTCACAAAAGGTAAAGGGGAGACTGACTATattgttttctcatttttttagaGTAAATGAgttgaaattaatttttactTGATTTGTTGAAATCAGAGTAAAAGAGATGAAATAAATttctatctattttattttgtactAACTATGCCATACAGTCACACCTTTAGTTAAGAGTTCTGTTCGATCGAATGTTAGTACGAAGATGGGTCTTTTCATGTAcaatgaatttttttggtacaaaagttaaaaataatttgagacTGTTACTGTTGCCTGTTGGTATGGCTGCGTATCTGAATGTTCCGTTGATGGATATGTATGCAGTATGATGTTTACGGGGACCTGTTGGGACTATTAGGAGCCCATCCCGTGGCTCCTTTGGTGACGCTGCACCACATCGACGTAGTGCAACCTATATTCCCTAAAATGAAACGCTCACGTGCCCTTCGACACCTCATGTCATCGGCAGAACTCGACTCAGCCAGCATATTCCAGCAGTCAATCTGCTACGACCAGAGCCGGTTCTGGTCCATCTCTGTATCATGGGGCTTCTCTGTTCAGATAATCCGAGGCATCATTTCACCTCGCGAGCTAGAGATGCCTTCGAGAACGTTCCTCAACTGGTTCCGCAGGGCTGACTACATTGGCTACGCGTTTAATACTAGACCCGTGTCTAGACATCCGTGTCAGAGACCGTTTGTGTTTTACGTAAACTCGGCTAAGTATGATGAAGGACGTCGCCAAGTGATTGGATACTATAACTTGGACAAGACGAGACGGTTCCCTGGATGCAGATGGAGGCTGGATTCGCCTGGAAAGATCGATTCCGTCGTCGTTTTGAAGCGACCTGATCCACTCCGATGGCACAAGGTAGGTCCAAAACTTCATTTCCAcatcaatatattttatacatcaATTTCAGGTGATTCCGGTTTGGTTTAGAATAGTTTCAGTGAAAACCGACTTGGTGTTTGATAATAAACCGGTTTGGCTGTATATCAATTTCAGTTATACCGGTTTCTTTTAGGCTGCTCCAAACCGGATATTGATTATATAGTTTCTAACAATAGCTAGTAGAACCGGCTTGGTTCCACAACAATATATCAATTTCAGTTATACCGGTTTCGTTTAGGCTACTCCAAACCGAATTTTGATTATAGTTTTTAACAATAGCTAGTAGAAACCGGCTTGGTTCCACAACAATATATTATACTGGTTTCGTTTAGGCTACACCAAACCGGATATTGATTGCAGTTTCTAGTAGAACCAGCTGGTTTTAGACTATAAACCGGTTTGGCTAACGTGTTTAATTGAGATCATAAAACCCCCGTGTTGCAGTCACCGAGGAGGGATTGTTGCAGAGTGTTGCCGAGTCGGAGAAACACAACGATGTATATTTGGGTCGGAAACTGCGCAGACGGAGAGATCAGTGAGCTCGAACATCCTAAGCAGTAATGGTCAGATTGGATACATTATGTATTTCTTCAAAATGATTTTGCagattttttgaaaacataatgtATTTTGTTCACAACGACTTTCATCATTAACACTACCgattttaactattttcttttaatagcaTATACTTTGGATTGTTCAAGTATAGTTCCAACGTTTGCCATTTTATCATCATGGTTTAATCTGAAAATagatgtataatatatatatatgtcccaAAACAAAATGGTTTTTGTTCTAAAGAAAAAGGAAGCATGCTACAACATACATACAACAGAAGCCGAGTCAAAGATGTACATCCACCAACGAGATGTTAAAAATGTGACTTggtttgtttttatattataatataacatCCACCCATTATATCTTGGTGAATCCAAAAAAACtagatttgatttattttttttaccattttcttCCTATGAAGACCCATCAGATTCGGCTTCTTTGACTAGATCCGGTCTTTTCTCCTCATCATCTCTGCGAAAAGAACCGTTCCTTCTCCTGCTGCTGCTAGGACTATTCGGATCGTACTTGGAAGAAGCTAAGAAGTTGAGAGCCAACACTACGTCTGATACAACAGGTCTCATGCTTGGCTGCTCTTGAACGCACATCGCTGAGATTGCAAGCGCTTGGTACAATCCTCTTACAGGGTATTGTCCTTGAAGCAATGGATCAACCATTTTCGGGAAGTTCCTCCTGTCTTTAAACAACGGTCGTGCCTGTAAGGAAGAAAGAACATAATGAGTGTTGTTGGGGTCACATGACCCCAGTAAAATTGGAGGGAAatctttttttagtttattttttcttaaattactataatatttagtCACACCCCactaatttatgtttaaattttcaCATGCCCccattaatttgtaaaaaaaaaatataatatatatatatatatatatatatacatattatgaCCAGTCAAAAATATTTCGAGCTCAGCCACTGTTATAGCAAAGATTATTGAGAGACTATAGAACATACCCATCCGACCAGGTTTTGATCTTTTCTCGCCTTTGTATTATCAATAGCTTTCCTTCCAGTGATAAGCTCCAAGAGGACTACTCCAAAGCTATATATATCGGATTTAAACGTGAGCTGACCCGTCATAGCGTAGTCAGGAGCACAGTATCCGTACGTTCCCATAACTCTCGTTGAGACGTGAGTTTTATCCCCGCTTGGTCCGACTTTAGCCAACCCAAAGTCAGATAGTTTCGGTTGATAGTCTTCACCAAGCAAGATATTCGAACATTTGAGATCACGGTAGATCACAGGAGGTTTCATTCTATCGTGCAGATACTCTAAGCCTCTCGCTGCACCCGCTGCTATTTTCATCCTTGTGTTCCAATCAAGTGGCTTTTTACCAGAAGGAAGAtctgaaaatagtaaaaaaaaacgatatagagaattcaaataaataacaaaatcaaGTAACGGCTTAATCCTATTCAAAGCATACCGTGTAGATGGTCTTCAAGAGATCCTAGAGGCATGTACTCGTAGACCAATAGTCTCTGATCACCTTCAGCGCAAAACCCAATAAGCTTCACTAGATTGGGATGGTCAGCGAGACTTAGTGTCAATACCTCAACCACAAACTCTCTGATTCCTTGAGCTCCATTACGGTCAAGTTGCTTGATTGCAACAACCTAGCCACAAcgaattttgttcaaaaaaaaactctgaCAATCAAAGCTACTTGTTCAACAAAGATACCTGATCTAGTTTCTCTATTGTTCCCTTGTAAACTTTACCAAAACCTCCTTCGCCAAGGAAACAATCGGATCTAAAGTTCCCAGTGGCAGCTGCAAGCTCTTGGAATGTAAAAGTCTGTGCTTTCTTCCCTGTGGCTTGGTCGTTCAAATTCAAACCCTTGACGTCAAGAGCTAACTGATCCTCCTTCTCCTTAACAACAACAACTCCTTCATTATTTACATCTCGATATGGACTGACCTTTGTCGAATCTACAATCACAtggcaaaataatcaaattaattatcTTGTGACTTaaccataaataaataaacacggcaataaaataaatcaactgAAGATTCGATTACAAATAGGtaacaacaataacaataaaaacCCAAACTTTGACATGTGTCTCATTTAGGACAAGACAAAACCTAACTCGAATGAAAAAAATCTCACTTATATGGGAAACAGTACACATGCATCAAACCACCCTTAATGTAACTGAGACAGATAGCTTTGAGCAACGATTAAACGGTAGAAAATCACTCTGTACCTGAACAGGGTTGTGACTGATCGTCTCTCTTATCGCTTGTACCACCGATGGTCTTCTTGTTTTTCACAGTATCGTTGTTGTATTTATCTTTGTTGGGCTCCGATCGTTTGCTCGATCTCTTACCGCATCCGAAACAACCCATCAAAAGCaattctctttgttcttttgtTTGATCTTCTCTTACTCTTCCTCGTCGGAGAATCAGAAACACAAACTCAAACACGGGAAAATCTCGAAACAGAGAAGAATGAAGAATTGCGAAAAaaaggaaggagagagaggaaaGAGCTTTTAGTGACAAACAGAGAAAGCTTAattcttttgtctttttgatttatttatcgtAATAAGATAAAACGTAAAATTATCGTATACGGCAAGGTCTATTGTACGCTAAAACATTCTTCTAATGAAAATACGCCACGTCAAGAAAATGTTTCTTCTCGTAGAGACCGTATCAGGAGGCGCCACGTAAGAGATGTAAATATGTTAGGCATGGTCAACTTTGAGTTTGTCATCTTACGACCGGCTGATCGAAACAGGCACCGTCGATCTGACGTGGCGGCTGGTTAATGGAGCTATGTATTTGGGGTGATTGATTTATGTCACTTCTTTGATTAATATTGCTGGGACCAGCTCGTGTGATACTAGTCATTCTATTCTATTGTGCTTTCAATCTTATTCATCCACAGTTTCACagtttttttgggtaaaaatcAAACTAGTGGTTTcaattaactttaaaatttcaTCTAATCATATCGAATCTGACtgaattaaactatttttttttcaaatgtgtattaatttatttatggaTGATAGAACATTTTTGCGACATTTTTGTAATAGCTGTCAACTATCGGCTATCGCCTTACGGGTGACGTCGGTGCATAGACAATGGCCAAATTACTCAtcgtttgattttatttttgtaaggaGGTGAAAAACAAAATGACGTCAGAGTGGGTCCCACGTTTTAAATCCACGCGCTTTGTTTGTcctaactatattttttttgttttttggttggTTCAAGTCTCACCAGAAGGACTTTTCTAATTAATGGGACACAGGCAGGCATGCATGCAGAGTGgcctttttgttttaaatggTTCCAACGGTACTGTGATTAACTACGACGCGTTTCAGCTGCTGGCTATGTTACGAGGGAACCATTTAAAGCCAAATTCAAAGGAAAATGCGACACGTGTACATGATATTAATGTTACTCCTAGCACTTTAGAGCAGTTTAATTTAATCTCATTTAATTAGGCTTTAGTTAGGCTACCACAATAACAACTCCCTCGGTAAAATATTGAAATTCTGTTGACCTTCGAGGCCTTTAAGACATCAACGAGACAGATGATCTTTTGCTGGCAAACATTTTGTTGAAAGCATTTACCTTTTgtctattatatttttgctaaaacataaaaataatcgTATTCTACGTTAGAGCTTCTCTGCATTTTCACCTATATCCAACGAACGTTACGTAAGGCGTAATTGTCATATTCTGCTACTTCACACAAACTATTGTTTATACGGAACCCGTGATCAATTTTCTTGGTGTTACCACGTTAAAAGACTTTTGCTTAACGATGATATTACGTTATTAGTTTCCGACTCCCTGATGATGCATGCATTAGCGAACTAGTCTCGTCCATGCTTAAAATGCATAGAATTACAACTTTTGTGGAAATAAACAATCAGTTAACTCATCTTTTCGCTTCAAACCTAGTGCACCAAATTTTGCAAAATCATAATAAGTTGCCTTATAATGTTTATCTAACCTAACATCCTCATGACAAGATCATTGTGCATGTTGCAGACAACACGTACGAGCGTCGAGCAGCGGTAACGAGTATCCATTTATCATTATAATCAAAAATCGGTTATTGTTGCATCTTGTCTAATTGTTGCATCTTCTTATGAAATTAGAAATTAAAGATGAAAATAcagataataaaataataaataaatatgaaatttggtTATATTTAGTGCTAAGGAGTAATGACCATTCTTAATTGGAAATTGTCATATGTTGGtgtgtatttaaaattttaatgttatatgtACTGCTCTATATGCTCGTATCATTTATGTATATGCAGCAGCAGTATAACATGTATGGAATATAATGTATATACATGCTTTTCTACTTCGTGTTGTATAATGACGTAATTGTTCTCTAGTGAAAAATAGATAATTAACATTCAAGCCAAACTAACATTATTATTCTTGTTTAATATTACTCAAAACAACATATGGATACCACACATACAGACGTACACAAAACACCATTCATATAAGTTGATATGACAACAACACAAATACGTCTGCAATCCATGTGTGGTTATAAATATATACGATATTAGTTTAATCAGTCTTCCTAACCGTAATTGTATTGGTCCAGCATTTAAAATTCTAGtcatttttgaatttgaattgaATTGTGTAAATATCTCAGATTTTCAATCAACGTTTGAGTGAAGATAAGTTTAAATTAGCAAGTTAATTCGGTCTAGTTGCTTTCTACATTTGTTTGAAACATTAAAGAAGATAAGTTTAAATTAGAAGTTAGATTGGCAGCTCAAGTTATTTAATTAAGAAAGGAACATGTAATCTATAAAAAAGTATGGTTATACAGAGATAATGCTTATTAATTATTTGGAGCCAGCATTCATATAACTAAGACGTGTTTGGCTTTTTGTAGTAATAGGGTTTCGTTTAGATATGTTTTCACGTTTATTGACACAccaaaaatatgtatacatatgaaGATGTTGACTTGCTTGGTCCAATTTCGATTTGTATATTGTATACAAAATCACCAAATAGTATGCACAGCTAGAATATTACTTTCCGGCATAGTTTAACGtagcatatattaaaaaatcggctagttgcatgaacgaatacGAAAGTTTGATAAACCAGCTATGCAGCTTTTGTTTTTGGGCCAAATATTTGTAGGAAGGAATTGTAGTACAAATCGTGCAGTTAAAGTTTCATAAACTGTAGACAAGTCGTCACAACACtagatctgttttttttttttgacaacacaCTAGCTCTGTTAATTAAAACACTAGGTTGTAGATTATATTTCAAAAGTTCACCTATGAGGTGGGTATACACACTGTCACATGAATTTTCTTATTGAGTTGGGATATGTTTTTTTGGAATTTGGTGAAAGTAGATATTTTAGGCTGATTATAGCCAAATTAGCTTGATCTTGGATGGTTTGGTCGGTAAGAAATTATTTGTAGATATATTATACGCTAGCTCATGCGAGAAAACGTCTTACATAGATATA
This genomic interval from Brassica napus cultivar Da-Ae chromosome A6, Da-Ae, whole genome shotgun sequence contains the following:
- the LOC106346378 gene encoding probable serine/threonine-protein kinase PBL5, whose protein sequence is MGCFGCGKRSSKRSEPNKDKYNNDTVKNKKTIGGTSDKRDDQSQPCSDSTKVSPYRDVNNEGVVVVKEKEDQLALDVKGLNLNDQATGKKAQTFTFQELAAATGNFRSDCFLGEGGFGKVYKGTIEKLDQVVAIKQLDRNGAQGIREFVVEVLTLSLADHPNLVKLIGFCAEGDQRLLVYEYMPLGSLEDHLHDLPSGKKPLDWNTRMKIAAGAARGLEYLHDRMKPPVIYRDLKCSNILLGEDYQPKLSDFGLAKVGPSGDKTHVSTRVMGTYGYCAPDYAMTGQLTFKSDIYSFGVVLLELITGRKAIDNTKARKDQNLVGWARPLFKDRRNFPKMVDPLLQGQYPVRGLYQALAISAMCVQEQPSMRPVVSDVVLALNFLASSKYDPNSPSSSRRRNGSFRRDDEEKRPDLVKEAESDGSS